AGACCGATGAGCACGCCCATGTTGTCGAACAGATCAACCATGGTCAGTGTGAAAATGATGGAGATCAGGCCGTGGTGCAGCGCGCCCTTGAGGTCCATCGCCATGAAGGTCTCAGTGGGCAGGAGCAGGGATGTGTTGATGATGCTGCCCTGCGGCATATGCGGCCCGTTCAGCACCATGTCCGCCGCCGCAATGGCCACGATGCCGATGATCATGGCTCCCGGCACGCGCAGTGCAAGCAGCGCGCTGATGAGGAAGATGCCCACCACCGAAAGCAGGGTCTTGGGGTCGCCCAGGTTGCCGAGGGTCACAAAGGTGGCAGGGCTGGCCACCACGAGGCCGCAGCTCTTCATGCCGATAAAGGCGATGAACGCGCCAATACCCACCACGATGGCGTACTTGAGATCCATGGGAACGGCGTTGATGATAAGCTGGCGCACCTTGGTGACGGTGAGCAGCAAAAAGACCACGCCAGAAATGAACACAGCGCCAAGGCCGGTCTGCCATGTATAGCCCGCAGGGCCGCAAACGTAGTAGGCAAAAAAGGCCGTGATGCCGAGGCCGGGCGCTACGCCCACGGGAAACTTGGCCCACAGGCCCATGAGCAGCGTTGCGATGACGGTAATCCAGATGGTAGCCGCCACGGCGGAATCCTTGGGCATACCGGCGTCAGCAAGCATGCTGGGAACCACAAAAATGAGGTAGCACATGGCCATAAAGCTGGTAAGGCCAGCCCGTAACTCGCGCCGAACCGTGCTGCCTCTGGCCGCAGGATTAAACATTTTTTCCAGTATGCCCATGACATCCTCCTCTTGTTGCCGCACCGCGCGCCCAAGATATCGAGTTGTTTTGCGCCGGGGCAGCAGCCCCCATGCCGTTAATCGCTTCGGTTTGCCCTTTGCAGCGCTGCCGCTTGCGGCCATCGCGCCGGGCCTCGCCCCGAGCCTGTGCCCAGATTGAACCTGAACCACAGCCAGGGCGGCCTACCCCTCTACCGCCAAATTCTGTTCATCTTATAGAAAGTACGGCGAAATCCGTATCTTT
This genomic window from Desulfovibrio sp. UIB00 contains:
- a CDS encoding NCS2 family permease — its product is MGILEKMFNPAARGSTVRRELRAGLTSFMAMCYLIFVVPSMLADAGMPKDSAVAATIWITVIATLLMGLWAKFPVGVAPGLGITAFFAYYVCGPAGYTWQTGLGAVFISGVVFLLLTVTKVRQLIINAVPMDLKYAIVVGIGAFIAFIGMKSCGLVVASPATFVTLGNLGDPKTLLSVVGIFLISALLALRVPGAMIIGIVAIAAADMVLNGPHMPQGSIINTSLLLPTETFMAMDLKGALHHGLISIIFTLTMVDLFDNMGVLIGLSQKAGFIREDGHIENLDKALISDSIATMASAVMGATTSTSYLESAAGVVEGGRTGLTAVTIAVLFFLTLFFAPVIGMAPAYATAPVLIIVGAMMMQEVGRIKFKDFTVALPAFLTIISMPLTFNIATGFGFGFVSWVGIKVLSGRFKDLNVVMVVIALCFVVNFALRLH